The genomic interval AATGGGATGAGCAAAGAGCCTTTAAAAATTCAATCCGGGGTTTCCTGTAATTTGGATAATTCCCTTTTACAAGCAACATTGCCTTTGTTTGCTGCCGAAAAAGTAGAGGCAATCGAGTGGTCTTTTGATACTTTGTATAAAGTGCGCGAGATTCCAGAGTGGTTTGTAGAATTACTTCACGCTTTTGGAAATGAAGGAAGACTCATTGGTCATGGTGTTTATTTCTCACTTTTCTCAGGAAAATGGACTGCCGAACAACAACGATGGCTTGATCATTTGCGGAAAGTTTCATCGAATTTCACCTTCAATCACATTACCGAGCATTTTGGCTTTTTAACTGGCGAAGACTTCCACAAAGGAGCACCAATTTCTGTTCCATACACTACTGAAACGCTCAATATCGGTATCGATCGTTTAAAACGTATTCAGGAAGCATGTTCGTGTCCTGTAGGATTGGAAAATTTGGCGTTTTCTTATTCGCTGGAAGAAGTGCAGCGCCAAGGAGAATTTTTAGAGCGATTAATTGAGCCTGTCAATGGATTTATTATTCTTGACCTACACAATTTGTATTGCCAACTTCAAAATTTTTCACTCGATTTTGAAACACTGATCCAAGCTTATCCACTCGACCGCGTGCGTGAAATCCACATTTCAGGCGGAAGTTGGGAATCATCTGGAATTCATCCGCAACGAACGATTCGCAGAGATACGCACGATGATGCTGTTCCAGAAGCTGTTTTTGAGTTGTTGAAGCAAACACTGCCTTTGTGTAGAAATCTCCAATTTGTAGTGTTGGAACAATTGGGAGTTGCGCTTCACACATTGGAAAGTCAGCAGCAATTCCAAACCGATTTCAATCTCATGCAGTCAATTGTGAATGAATTTAACGCCCAAAATCAATCAATTTCAAACGCCGATTTTTTACCCAAAGAAATCTTTCAGTTGAATGAGCAGATTCCCGAATCAGTGACCTTGCATCAGCAGCAATTGGAATTATCTTCAATCTTGGAACATGCTCCAAACTATGAGGAAGCAACTCGTTTACTCAGCAATTCTTCCTTGGCATATTCTGCTTGGAAAACAGAAGCTTGGTCGCCGTATATGTTGGAAACCGCACTGAGAATTGCTCAGAAGTGGAAGCAGGGCTGGTGATTTCCAGTACACTCAAAAGTTTCACATACCAAACTGCAAAAGAAAGAGTAGTTAAGTAGAGGAAGAACTAATAATCATAAGTACATTCTCCATCACAATTCAGGTATACTTTTCCTTTCGTAATCCATTTCAGCTCTTCTTTCATCCGAACGGTAAATCCCAGTGTGTAAACGTATCCCTTCTCGGGTATTTCTTTCATTCGAAGGATATTGGACTCAAATGGATGATCTCCTAAAAGAACAAGATCGCCTTTTTCATCGAATACATATTTGCCAGTGTAGTTTAAACCAAGTCTCCTGATTGTTCCCTGTTCCAGTCGCGGTGCTTCCACCTCAATGTGGTAGCTTGAATCGGTCCCAAAGCGTATACTGATTGTATTGGTATTCCCCTTCAGGGAGTCGATGTAGTTGCGGATGACTTTTTCACGTCTTTTAAACGTCCCTTCAAATGAAGAGAACGAATAGTCGTTATAGGGAGAAATTTGTTTTTTGAGTAGCTTACGTCGGAATGACCGCTTCTTTCCAGTACCTGGAATGCAATTATTTTCCTGCAGTAGCAGGTATTCGCATTTATCTGGATTGATTCGGTAAAGGACCAGTTTAGGTTTCTTTCTATGTTTGATCACCGCAAAACTCCAGGAATGTGACCAGTCTTTTTCGGCTGCAAGAAATTCAGATTTACTTATTCGCTTCCCATTTGCAGATAAGAACCGGACATTTTTAGTGAGCACATCAGAAAGTTTTCGAATATGATATAGCAGGCTCAGAGTATCTCCGTTTGAAACGATTATTTGAGTGATGCCATGCATGTAATCATTCAAATACTGAATGTTGTAGATTAGCGTTCCTTCATTGTTGAGCACTTTCTTTTCGGAAATGACGTCTCTGCCAGGATCTATAAAATAACTTTCGAAACTCCATGGTTTGCCGTTTGCTTTGTAACTGATGAATCTTATTAAGGTGTCTGAGAAGAACGATTCAGCTGAAATGATTTTACTTTGCTTTGCTTTTTCGCAATCAGCAAAATAATTCACTGCATGATTGAGTGTTGATACTCCTTCCTTTACAATGTACCAACTTTCTTGGATTAGCACTTCGGGTCTTTTAGATTTACAGCTTCTATTCACATACTCAACGTGTAAAATACCGTTAAATAAACTGGAGTCCGATCGGTAGTAAATGGTGTCTTCCACAGGAATAAACCAAGTTCGGCTGGAAAATACGGTTCCATGCACAAATCCTTCCACGTTATTGTGTTCAACAGTGTCCTTTTGAGCTGCAAGCAAAAAAGGAAAAAAGGCCATTAAAAAACAGGTCGTTATTTGTTTCACATGCTATTTTCTGAATTCAGTCACTTGTGCGGATGTAAAATTAGAGAACGTAATAGATGCAATTGGTTACAAGTTCTTATTAACCTGATTTCGAATATTCTTTCGGTTTCAAATCGCATGAAAATAGTATAATTAGACTTAAAAAGGAACTCTCGCTAATGGTGTCTGATTGTTTGTGAGATTGAAAATATGTGCGAAAAATCAATTGTCTTTGAGGATCCCGCTCTGAAAAGAATCGGGGATAGAGTGAGTGTGAGAGCGAGAGAAGAGTGAAAAAAGAAATCGGAACCTTACTACCGTAAAATCCCGATTCTTTTTGTGCGCAATTCGGTTCAAAGTTCGAACCAGCTTTATAGCTCAAATTCTTTTTCCCAATATTCTAAAAGTGAATTTCCATAAACTATTACATCTGTTCCTTGATGTACAGAAACGACAGGACTTAGCGATGTATCTTGAAAAACTACAAGAGCACGATGACCATATAACGGCACAAAACCAACTATCTGATTGGTGTCAAAGCCAGCTTTTGATAAAGGTTCTTTGGTGTAGTTAATAAATTCAAAGATTTCTTCTGTCAGCCACTTGGTTCTCTCATAATCTTGTGGATATATATAGATTATTCTTTCAAATTCATCTTCAATCTCTCCATCTGGATCAATTGAAATTCCGTCACGATCAAAACCATTTATAGTTAACAACATGGATTTATAGTCATCAGGAAATGTAAATCCGAACAACTCTTCCAGCGATTTGATTTCAAATTCATTTAATCCAGGATTCCATTTTGTTCCGGGCTGAATCTGAAACCCATAACAATTGAAATAAAGCGGAATCTTCCTGAATTTTTTCTCTGATCGTTGTTTAAATTTTTTCCAGTCCATGAGGATAATTAAATTTAGGTTAATGACTAAAAAAGCGAATTACTTTCGCAATTCGGTCTAAAAGTAGAACCAGAATGATAAATAAAAATAGGCTGCTATTACTTCACTGTATTCGGAATAGGCCATTCTCCATACTGATCTTCCTTCAACTGTTTTTTTAGAGCGTTCATTTCTTCAGAACTGGATGTATCTAATGGTTCGGGTTTAATTGAATCTGTATTTTTGAGTTTTTGCAAAGCTCTTTTGTATTCCTTGGTGTTTTCTTTTGTAGTAGACTTGGATTCGTTACAACTCATCAATAGAGCTGTAATTAATCCAATAATAATTCCATAGAAGTTGCTTTTCAAAGGATTCATATCATAAAATTAGTACAATTTCAATTACTTGTCAAATTCCCAATCATCCGAAACAACATCCGTGAAAGTTCATCTGCTTTTCCATAAAATTGGGAGAACTCTTCTTCGCTTAGAATAGTTTCATCCCTCAAAAAGTCAAAAACAGCTGCACATTCGAAAGCAGAGCCTCTGGAAATGACAAAGAAGTTTCTCCTATCCGGTTTACTGAATCTGCTGGAACCTTCGGCAATGTTGAGCATTATACTTAACGAAGCTCTCCTCAATTGATTTTTAGAAACGGAATCGATCGTTTTTGAATTTCTTAGAAAAGAATAAACCTCTTTATTGAATTGTTTGGCTTTTTGATAAACATCGAGTTTTTCGAAATCGAACATGAATAGTAGTATTAAGATTACTATTTAAGATAAGAATTCTTTCTGAGATTGAAAAACAGAAACGACAAATTAGTTTTCTATGAGGATCCCGCTCTCAATTCTCACTCCCGCTCTGAAAAGAATCGGGAATAGAGTGAGTGTGAGAGCGAGAGAAGAGTGAAAAAAGAAATCGGAACCTTACTACGTAAAATCCCGATTCTTTTTTGTGCGCAAGTCAGTTCAAAGTTCGAACCGGAATCTCTCTTAAAAGTAAATTAACTCTCAAAATTTGAGAGTATCTGTTTCTCATATTCTTTCCAGTTCATATACCAAATATGGGTTTAACTTCCGATTTACAGCTGTTTTTTTCTATTCGAAAAACAGACTTCATTCTAATGTTTGAATCCCTGTATAAAAGGATTTAATAACCTTTAAAGCATACTCTATCTCCCAATCTTTCTTCGTTGCCCAATCCCGAGCGATTATAGATTGAAATTCACTTTTTAAATTTTGTTCAAGAACGTTAATGATTCTGCTTTCTAAGACTTCTGACTTAGCGAGTATTTTCCGTGCTTTTCTACCCAGTACTTCTGCTGAAATAAGAATTTGATCAAACTCATCTTCACCAAAAATATCATGGTGATATTCAACAATTTCATCAAAGTTATGATCAAAATAATGGTCTATAATTCGAAGGATATCTGACAAATCATTTTCTCGTTCTTCTGGACGGTCGCTCCATGCAACTAACTTGAGGATAATCATTCCAGCCAAAGGTGGAATATTGACTATTTTTTCTTCAATTTCAACCTGCTCCGATTCTTCTAACACCTCTTTGAAACCTAATTAATACATGTAAATCGGAATATCGCTCATTGAATTGTACCGTATCTTGTTCTTCAATTTCTCCAAATGGAAGGATATCTATAGCTACATTGTACTTCTGCGAGAAAAATGTCCAAGGAGCTTTTACTCTATTGAAACCTTTATTCACTAATGTTTCACTTAATTTTTCGTATTGCCCCATTGTAGAAATCATAATGGCAAAATCAATGTCTTTAGTACCTCGGTTTGGTTTAATTCCCTTTTTCAGCAATTCCAAGGCTATTGCACTAGCTCCGATTAAATAATAAGGAATTTTATGATCAATCATGGTTTCATCAATGATCTCAAATACTTCCTTAAAGTAAGGAATTGCAAGCTCTTTATAAGATTGGTTCGATGAATTCATTGTATATTTTTTCTGCTGTTTCTTTATTTCTTTTGCCTCCTGTGAGCATCAACTCCGTATAAATCAAAATCGGTGGAGCTGTATTGTTTTCTGGTTTCCAGAAAATTTCCAGAACTTCCAGTTCTCCATCATTTTTTGGAATGCAATGATAATTTTTTATCAAATCGCTTTGTTTTTCATCCGTGTAAAGAATGAAATGCTCAGGACGTAGATAATTTGTCAATAAATCCGCTGCGGGTTCTCCCCCCCAGACAGTGTGCTGATTATCTAAGTGAATGGTTTGCCAATCTTGTTTTAAAGTGTATTTTCCTTTTAGCAATTTAGGACGTAATTCTGTAGCGTATTCGTTTATCCAACGATCTAACAGCTCTTTTCTGTTCTCCCATACATATTGTTGTTTGTTCAATGGAATTAAATACCCAGTCTCTTTTAATCCATCGATAACTTGTGGAATATTTCCCAAACCAACACCTACTATTTCTGCAATTTCTCGTTGCGTATGATTAATGAGATTTTTGTCGTTTAACAAATGAAAGAGTACTTTCAGTCCTGTTTTGGTAAATGCTCGATTTGCGGTTTCTTTTCTTATTACTTGTGCCTTATTTGTATCTATGAAGTAATAAACACCTTCCCGCTTTAAAAAGATATTGCCATTCGTCTCTAAATAGGCGATTCCTTTTAGTCGAAGCTCCTCCTTAATCCTGGGGAAAATGTGTTCGGCAATGACCATCAAATTTTCGTAACGCATGTGATATGCTTCCAATTGATGTAATTGATGCTGACGGAGTTCTCTCTTTACTTCTAATACATAAGTAAATTGAATGTCATCTAGGTTCAATTGTAGAATTCCATCTAGTGTATCATTCTGCTGAAAAAAACCTTTTATACCTGTATTACGGTATAAATTTTCAAGAGCCTTATGTATGATTTCCTCTTCCATGTTCACAAATATACAACGTTCACGTAACGTGAACAAATAAAATTTGTGAACAAAATTGTAGTAATGAAAAAAAGGCTCACATTTCTGTAAGCCTTTTGTGCGCACGACTGGATTCGAACCAGCACACCTAATGGCACCACCCCCTCAAGATGGCATGTCTACCAATTTCACCACGTGCGCAGTGTTTTTTTATTCATTTTCGCATGTCTACCATCCCGATAGCTATCGGGATCACCCCGTGCGCAGTGTTTTTATTCATTTTCGCATGTCTGCCATCCCGATAGCTATCGGGATCACCCCGTGCGCAGTATTTTTGCGTTAAATCGCTTGCGAATATAGCACTTTTTCAGCTTCGCAAAACGACTACTTGATCCTCAAATCCAAAATCTTTTCTGCACCAATAAATGCTTCTAATTGATCTCC from Fluviicola taffensis DSM 16823 carries:
- a CDS encoding DUF692 family multinuclear iron-containing protein, which produces MSKEPLKIQSGVSCNLDNSLLQATLPLFAAEKVEAIEWSFDTLYKVREIPEWFVELLHAFGNEGRLIGHGVYFSLFSGKWTAEQQRWLDHLRKVSSNFTFNHITEHFGFLTGEDFHKGAPISVPYTTETLNIGIDRLKRIQEACSCPVGLENLAFSYSLEEVQRQGEFLERLIEPVNGFIILDLHNLYCQLQNFSLDFETLIQAYPLDRVREIHISGGSWESSGIHPQRTIRRDTHDDAVPEAVFELLKQTLPLCRNLQFVVLEQLGVALHTLESQQQFQTDFNLMQSIVNEFNAQNQSISNADFLPKEIFQLNEQIPESVTLHQQQLELSSILEHAPNYEEATRLLSNSSLAYSAWKTEAWSPYMLETALRIAQKWKQGW
- a CDS encoding SMI1/KNR4 family protein; amino-acid sequence: MDWKKFKQRSEKKFRKIPLYFNCYGFQIQPGTKWNPGLNEFEIKSLEELFGFTFPDDYKSMLLTINGFDRDGISIDPDGEIEDEFERIIYIYPQDYERTKWLTEEIFEFINYTKEPLSKAGFDTNQIVGFVPLYGHRALVVFQDTSLSPVVSVHQGTDVIVYGNSLLEYWEKEFEL
- a CDS encoding four helix bundle protein, with the protein product MFDFEKLDVYQKAKQFNKEVYSFLRNSKTIDSVSKNQLRRASLSIMLNIAEGSSRFSKPDRRNFFVISRGSAFECAAVFDFLRDETILSEEEFSQFYGKADELSRMLFRMIGNLTSN
- a CDS encoding type IV toxin-antitoxin system AbiEi family antitoxin codes for the protein MEEEIIHKALENLYRNTGIKGFFQQNDTLDGILQLNLDDIQFTYVLEVKRELRQHQLHQLEAYHMRYENLMVIAEHIFPRIKEELRLKGIAYLETNGNIFLKREGVYYFIDTNKAQVIRKETANRAFTKTGLKVLFHLLNDKNLINHTQREIAEIVGVGLGNIPQVIDGLKETGYLIPLNKQQYVWENRKELLDRWINEYATELRPKLLKGKYTLKQDWQTIHLDNQHTVWGGEPAADLLTNYLRPEHFILYTDEKQSDLIKNYHCIPKNDGELEVLEIFWKPENNTAPPILIYTELMLTGGKRNKETAEKIYNEFIEPIL